CCATTGTGAAGATTGATCAACTCGAACATCTGCTGTTGTATACTAGGATCATGTGTGCATTTGCAATGAGATGTTTATAGTACAGGGCAGGCTGGATAGTATTAATCATCAGAGGGAAAATATCACCTTCTGAGAAATCTCTGGGTTCAGTAAATATTAGAATCAAGGGAGCGTTAGAAACTTTTCTCAGGATTATTCACTTTCAAGCAACTTCCAATAACTGGGTTCTAATTCTAATATGCATCTCTATTGAAGTAGTGAATTAAATATATCTATTCAGTGAAATAGTAATGAGAGATTGTTTGTTAACAAAACTAACAGTGAAAACCACTTTCAGTCTGTTCTAATTGAAGATGTTCAACAGAAACACAAGGAAACACTCCGGGTACAAACTGAAACACTGAGAGTGAACACTatcctaataaaggagaaggttaagattttcCAGCTGGTTGATCGATATGCTGAGTTAACGGTCATTACTACTGTTCGAGATCGGACACTTGTAGAACATGAACTGCTGGCAAGAGGCCGAGACCATGAAAAGTGGAGAAAGAAACATCTCCGGGAAAAATGGAAAAAATCCGAACTGATCAATTATTCCAGAGCAGTTTTGCCCAGAGAAAATCCAAATCTgggagttcagcagcagtgagtggagtcccggggattggaaaaacaacaatggtacaaaagattgtttatgactgggccactgggaaaatatacccaaactttcaaattgttttcagttttaaattctGGATTTTGAATAATATTAAGTGGAGAATAAACCTGAGgaatctgatactgaagcagtatccttactttgggaatgatctgggagagctctggaagaatccagagggattgctgtttatatttgatggtttggatgaattcaaggacaAGATCGATTTTGCTGACAATCGGAGAAATACAGAACCTCAGTACATGTGCACAGATCCCGAATGCTGGTGTGAAGTGtctgacattgtgtacagtttaatacaACACAAGCTGCTCCCAGGATGTTCAGTGCTAGTGACCAGTCGCCCCACTGCATTACATTTATTGGGAaaggctgagatcagtgtctgggctgaaatcctgggatttgttggcgatgaacggaaggaatatttcaacaagtTTTTTGAAGATCAGACGGTGGCAACAGCTGTTTTCAATCACGTGGAGGAGAACGAGATCCTGTACACCATGTGCTACAACCCTTCCTACTGCTGGATcctctgtctgtcactgggtcccttctttacacaaagagacaggaaacagcagcaagttCCCAAGACCATCACCCAGCTATATTCCTACTATATTTACAACATTCTGAAAAACCATAGCCCAGAGATTGAAAACCCCCGTGATGTGTTACTGAAGATCGGTGAGATGGCCTTCACAGGAGTCTCCAGGAAGAAGATTGTGTTTAGAAATGGAGATTTGATCGAGTACAATCTGCAACCTTCCCAGTTCCTGTCTGGATTCCTGATGGAACTTTTGGAGAGAGATGATTCTGTCCAGAGTGTGGTTTACACCTTCCCGCACCTCACCATCCAAGAGTTTGTAGCTGCACTCGCACAATTCCTGACTGCAGGTCGCAGAGACTTCCGGAATCTCCTCAGTGACGCTCACAGGAAAAAGGATGGGAGATTTGAGATATTTCTGCGTTTTGTTGCTGGTCTCTCCTCCCCACAGGCAGCTCGACCCCTGGAGGAGTTTCTGGGTCCATTTCCTCATCAAACaacctgcagagtgattgactgggtGAAGGAGAAGGTTGAAGGAGAGATTAGAAAAACAGGGATTGAAACTAATAAAAGGAACCTCCTGAACACATTGCAGTACCTGTTTGAGTCTCAGAATAAAGTACTGGCTCAAGATACAGTGGGATCTGTGGACACACTTACATTTAGTAGATTGCGACTGACCCCAATTGACTGTGCGGTCCTGTCTCACGTTATTAGTCTCTGTGATACCATCAAAAACCTTCATCTTGATGACTgcaacattcagtttgaaggactcGAGCGGCTGGGACCCGTACTGCACAAATGCCAGGAGTTGAGGTAACTGTTTATTTGTCTCTAACTGTTGGGTGAATTGTAGAACAGTCACAGATTGTGTTGTTGCTCCGTAATGAAGGGAAAGAAACAGTTCAGTTAAACCAGAGAGAAACAGATTCAACACAACGATGACAAATAATAAGAGGATTGTTTAGTTTTACCATCAGGACTGGAAAATCTAAAATGAATCCTTGTGAACCATCAGGGATTTTACAATCTGTATGGAATCAGTaaatacaggtcactgaaagggtctgataatttaattacaataaatcatcattaataaggctggacagcagaatgtaaatataaaatataaaccagCAGAACAGAAAATTAACGTCAAATATTTTCCACATCCACCATTTTAACTAGATACAGGACAGAAACCTGAGTTTAATAATTAACATTAGATATTTAATCCAATCCCATGCAGGATGTGTATGTGGAGGGAGACGTTTCCTGGATTGGGAGTATTGGGAAAACAGGAATTATTTTAGCTGTAAATGTTCAGAATATTCACAGTCCTGAACAGTAAGTAAAGAGTGACATTTTGGAGGTTAAACTTGCTGATAAAAAGACTCCATTCTAATGTGTTGCCCGGTATTAACCCCGGAGTACAGACACACACCGGCCAGTGGTGGGGCCTCACAGCAGCAGCTCCTGGGAAAAACCTGGGGGCCTGAACCTGGGAATTTCCCATAATCCGTCCCCTTGTGTGAAGTCCCAATCTGGGAGGaactttggaaaattgcccagaaacTGTCAGACCAATTAGACTGGAAATAAATGCAGTGCCAGTTTAATGGGGAATAAAGTGAGAGACTCCCCTCCCCTGTAAAATAGGAGCACAGGCACATTTAAAACTTACAACGGGACagaatcaattctccttgttatatAAAATCCTGGGGGAATGGATTTTACAGCAGCAGTTAGCACCATTTCACAATATAACTCAGCCCAGGTATTATACAAATTGATAAACTGTACAGAGTGAAAAGTACGAGAAATCACTGTTTTATCATCTAATTCAGGAGAAATCACCCCATTCCCATAAAATCCAGGATttaagagtggcgcagtggttagcaccgcagcctcacagctccagggacccgggttcgattccgggtactgcctgtgtggagtttgcaagttctccctgtgtctgcgtgggttttctccgggtgctccggtttcctcccacaagccaaaagacttgcaggttgataggtaaattggccattataaattgtcactagtataggtaggtggtagggaaatataggaataggtggggatgtttggtaggaataggtggggatgtttggtaggaatatgggattagtgtaggattagtataaatgggtggttgatgttcggcacagactcggtgggccgaagggcctgtttcagtgctgtatctctaatctaaaaaaaaaaaaagtgacagAAATGAGACCATTTTCCCCAAACATGATGAGGCTGGTCACTAAGCTCCAGGAGGGTAATTCTGATCATCAGGCAATGagaccagactgagggacagttaaagacttcacacagacagtactgtattacataggatatacagcacagaaacaggccattcggcccaaccagtccatgcaggcatttatgttccacttgagcctcctcccgtctttcctcatctaatcctatcagtatAACTCTCTATGGTCTTCTCTGTCATCTGATATTCTAGCCTCCCCTTCAATGTATATAAACTATTCACCACAAACACCTACTGTGTtgcaggttccacattctcaccatagaGTCATtctgccacagaaggaggccatttgacccattgagtccatgccagctggctgtatagcaattcagtcagtcccattccctcgctctctccccatagccctgctagtttatttccctcaagtatgtatcgaattccctttttgaaatcactgattgtctccacttcctccaccctcatagacagtgagttccaagtcatgaCTACTCACTGTGGAAAGTAAAGTTCTTCCTCACcaaccccctgtatctcttgctcaaAATCTGAAATTTGTACCTTCAG
This genomic window from Heterodontus francisci isolate sHetFra1 unplaced genomic scaffold, sHetFra1.hap1 HAP1_SCAFFOLD_106, whole genome shotgun sequence contains:
- the LOC137361434 gene encoding LOW QUALITY PROTEIN: NACHT, LRR and PYD domains-containing protein 3-like (The sequence of the model RefSeq protein was modified relative to this genomic sequence to represent the inferred CDS: inserted 1 base in 1 codon), producing the protein MPVTTMAEGSNRGEDPTPSTRMRMDTDLNFTITDFLTKCDDYQLFKLMQFYRDRLEQATEEGVEGLSLILTGEDHFTGQEYQKVTELVEKGNRADSSKLLLNLVMEKGSRVRRVMWKSFVKMCHRLPKLYKILKEIQELGCDSFDYMDIARGLSEIPSDLKDVQQKHKETLRVQTETLRVNTILIKEKVKIFQLVDRYAELTVITTVRDRTLVEHELLARGRDHEKWRKKHLRXKMEKIRTDQLFQSSFAQRKSKSGSSAAVSGVPGIGKTTMVQKIVYDWATGKIYPNFQIVFSFKFWILNNIKWRINLRNLILKQYPYFGNDLGELWKNPEGLLFIFDGLDEFKDKIDFADNRRNTEPQYMCTDPECWCEVSDIVYSLIQHKLLPGCSVLVTSRPTALHLLGKAEISVWAEILGFVGDERKEYFNKFFEDQTVATAVFNHVEENEILYTMCYNPSYCWILCLSLGPFFTQRDRKQQQVPKTITQLYSYYIYNILKNHSPEIENPRDVLLKIGEMAFTGVSRKKIVFRNGDLIEYNLQPSQFLSGFLMELLERDDSVQSVVYTFPHLTIQEFVAALAQFLTAGRRDFRNLLSDAHRKKDGRFEIFLRFVAGLSSPQAARPLEEFLGPFPHQTTCRVIDWVKEKVEGEIRKTGIETNKRNLLNTLQYLFESQNKVLAQDTVGSVDTLTFSRLRLTPIDCAVLSHVISLCDTIKNLHLDDCNIQFEGLERLGPVLHKCQELRLGFNNLGDSGVKLLSEALRNPDCKIQKLGLKKENLTASCIEDLASALITNQSLTFLNLDHNKLGDSGVKLLSAALRNPDCKIQRLQLEKNKLTASCIEDLNSALSTNRSLTDLNLGTNKLGDSVVKLLSAALRNPDCKIQKLDLCHVRLSDSCTEDLASVLSTNTSLMELNLGSNFFTDRSIPAFHYLILNCRSLERIELWRNQFSSNGENHLKSLQGTRPGLNVVV